Proteins co-encoded in one Thermoflexus sp. genomic window:
- a CDS encoding Uma2 family endonuclease, with protein REKMGVYVANGARLGVLIDPYGRVVEVYRPGGRVERYEGVEAVSLDPELPGFVLELGPVFA; from the coding sequence TGCGGGAGAAGATGGGGGTGTATGTGGCGAACGGGGCGCGGCTGGGGGTGCTGATTGATCCTTATGGGCGGGTGGTGGAGGTGTATCGGCCGGGGGGGCGGGTGGAGCGGTATGAGGGGGTGGAGGCGGTGTCCCTGGACCCGGAGCTTCCGGGCTTTGTGCTGGAGCTGGGGCCGGTGTTCGCATAA